In Pseudonocardia cypriaca, a single genomic region encodes these proteins:
- a CDS encoding DUF308 domain-containing protein has product MTTTATAVAATAAATLRRLYFVRFGFALVWAVALFATASSIGPVSAALLVIYPLFDVGAAIVDARSSRASRPATGLYVNIAISVIAAVGLVFAVTAGTAAVLQVWGVWAVLAGLVQLVVALRRRTLGGQWAMIASGSISVVAGISFFLQASLPHASLGSLAGYALLGGIFFLVSALRLGRSASRGN; this is encoded by the coding sequence ATGACCACGACCGCTACCGCTGTCGCCGCCACCGCCGCGGCGACGCTTCGTCGGCTCTACTTCGTTCGTTTCGGGTTCGCCCTGGTCTGGGCCGTCGCGCTCTTCGCGACCGCGTCGAGCATCGGGCCGGTGAGCGCGGCCCTGCTCGTGATCTACCCCCTGTTCGACGTGGGCGCCGCGATCGTCGACGCCCGTTCCTCCCGAGCGAGCCGGCCCGCCACGGGCCTCTACGTCAACATCGCGATCAGTGTGATCGCCGCCGTCGGACTGGTCTTCGCGGTGACCGCCGGCACCGCGGCGGTCCTGCAGGTGTGGGGGGTCTGGGCCGTCCTCGCCGGGCTCGTCCAGCTCGTCGTGGCTCTGCGGCGGCGCACCCTCGGGGGCCAGTGGGCGATGATCGCCAGCGGCTCCATCTCCGTCGTCGCCGGGATCTCGTTCTTCCTGCAGGCCTCGCTGCCCCACGCCTCGCTGGGCAGCCTGGCCGGCTACGCGCTGCTCGGCGGCATCTTCTTCCTCGTCTCGGCGCTGCGCCTCGGCCGGAGCGCGTCCCGGGGGAACTGA
- a CDS encoding TetR/AcrR family transcriptional regulator: MATPTRSAPDGPKSSSGGHGRSEARERLLSTASRLFYREGIRAVGVERILAEAPATRATFYRHFPSKEDLVLAYLRGVDAHTRAEVRAAIETASSPADALRAVGTAVADSLAEPEFRGCAFLKAAAEYPDPDDPVRRVVLDHRAWYTTTLAKLFTQVFGTSPRRPDPQHAARHFVMMRDGAMTGAHLDGVDSVRAAFNRGVEGLLTVLH, from the coding sequence GTGGCGACACCGACCCGCTCCGCGCCCGACGGCCCGAAGAGCAGCTCGGGAGGGCACGGGCGATCCGAGGCCCGGGAACGGCTGTTGTCCACGGCCAGCCGGCTGTTCTACCGCGAGGGGATCCGGGCTGTCGGGGTCGAACGGATCCTCGCCGAGGCCCCGGCCACGCGGGCGACGTTCTACCGGCACTTCCCCTCGAAGGAAGACCTCGTACTGGCCTACCTGCGCGGCGTCGACGCGCACACCCGCGCCGAGGTACGAGCGGCCATCGAGACCGCGTCGTCACCGGCCGACGCGCTGCGTGCGGTCGGCACCGCCGTCGCGGACAGCCTGGCCGAACCGGAGTTCCGCGGGTGCGCCTTCCTCAAGGCCGCCGCCGAGTACCCCGACCCCGACGACCCGGTGCGCCGGGTGGTCCTCGATCACCGGGCCTGGTACACGACCACGCTCGCCAAGCTGTTCACGCAGGTCTTCGGGACCTCACCGCGGCGCCCCGATCCGCAGCACGCGGCGCGGCACTTCGTCATGATGCGCGACGGCGCCATGACCGGCGCCCATCTCGACGGCGTCGACAGCGTCCGCGCCGCGTTCAACCGCGGCGTCGAGGGCCTGCTCACGGTCCTCCACTGA
- a CDS encoding amidohydrolase family protein: MTVPVAPESDDDVPRFLADLGVPGIVDVHVHFLPERMLSKVWAYFDNASTHYGTPWPIQYRTSEPERVATLRELGVRTYAPLVYPHKPGMARWLTEWVTQFASANPDAVPTATLYPEPDVADYLGAAVEAGARVVKVHVQVGAFDPRDPLLRPAWGLLADAGLPVVVHCGHGPIPGTHTGLDVFGEVLAEHPRLRAVLAHAGMPDFAAALDLVHRYEGVHIDTTMVGTAFSGRFAPLPADWPARLADVADRVVFGSDFPNIPYPYAEQVRAVADWAAAEPRLGAPFLRSVLHTAPARLLGL; the protein is encoded by the coding sequence GTGACGGTTCCGGTCGCACCGGAGTCGGACGACGACGTCCCGCGGTTCCTCGCCGACCTCGGCGTGCCCGGCATCGTCGACGTCCACGTGCACTTCCTGCCGGAGCGCATGCTGAGCAAGGTCTGGGCGTACTTCGACAACGCGTCGACCCACTACGGCACCCCGTGGCCGATCCAGTACCGCACCTCCGAGCCGGAGCGCGTCGCCACGCTGCGCGAGCTCGGGGTGCGGACGTACGCGCCGCTCGTGTACCCGCACAAGCCGGGCATGGCGCGCTGGCTCACCGAGTGGGTCACGCAGTTCGCCTCCGCGAACCCGGACGCCGTTCCCACCGCCACCCTGTACCCCGAGCCGGACGTCGCCGACTACCTCGGCGCCGCCGTCGAGGCGGGCGCCCGGGTCGTGAAGGTGCACGTCCAGGTCGGTGCGTTCGACCCGCGCGACCCGTTGCTGCGCCCGGCATGGGGGCTCCTCGCCGACGCCGGCCTGCCCGTCGTCGTGCACTGCGGGCACGGGCCGATCCCGGGCACCCACACCGGGCTCGACGTCTTCGGCGAGGTCCTCGCCGAGCACCCCCGGCTGCGCGCCGTGCTCGCGCACGCCGGGATGCCCGACTTCGCCGCGGCGCTCGATCTCGTGCACCGCTACGAGGGCGTGCACATCGACACCACGATGGTCGGCACGGCCTTCAGCGGCCGGTTCGCGCCGCTGCCCGCCGACTGGCCCGCCCGGCTCGCCGACGTCGCCGATCGGGTGGTCTTCGGGTCGGACTTCCCCAACATCCCCTACCCGTACGCCGAGCAGGTGCGGGCCGTCGCGGACTGGGCGGCAGCCGAGCCGCGCCTCGGCGCTCCGTTCCTCCGCTCGGTGCTCCACACGGCCCCTGCGCGCTTGCTGGGCCTCTGA
- the smpB gene encoding SsrA-binding protein SmpB → MKETGRKVIAQNRRARHDYTILDTYEAGVALMGTEVKSLRMGRASLVDSFATIDDGEVWLRGLHIPEYTQGSWTNHEPRRTRKLLLHRGEIERLIGKIREGGLTLVPMSLYFNDGKVKLELALARGKRDYDKRADLAKRDADREIQRAYGRAVKGRARELR, encoded by the coding sequence GTGAAGGAGACGGGGCGCAAGGTGATCGCGCAGAACCGCAGGGCGCGTCACGACTACACCATCCTCGACACCTACGAGGCCGGCGTCGCGCTGATGGGCACCGAGGTGAAGAGCCTGCGGATGGGCCGCGCCTCCCTCGTCGACTCCTTCGCCACGATCGACGACGGCGAGGTGTGGCTGCGCGGCCTGCACATCCCCGAGTACACCCAGGGCAGCTGGACCAACCACGAGCCGCGGCGCACCCGCAAGCTCCTGCTGCACCGCGGGGAGATCGAGCGGCTGATCGGCAAGATCCGCGAGGGCGGGCTCACGCTCGTGCCGATGTCGCTGTACTTCAACGACGGCAAGGTCAAGCTCGAGCTGGCGCTCGCCCGGGGCAAGCGCGACTACGACAAGCGCGCCGACCTCGCGAAGCGCGACGCCGACCGGGAGATCCAACGGGCCTACGGGCGCGCGGTCAAGGGGCGGGCCCGGGAGCTGCGGTGA
- the ftsX gene encoding permease-like cell division protein FtsX: MRADFVAREVFTGLRRNVTMTIAMVLTTAISLGLVGTGLLAVRTIDRTEQLYSDRFEVQVTLTADVSTSDLDCSQSICSELRDTLERSPQVESVRFQSQQEAYEHFQELFAGQALAEVARPQSLPATLRVRLADQSGGADAVRQAMTGQVGVRNVIDQREVVAKLFDMIGSFRDVTFALAVVQAIAALLLISNTVQVSAFTRRTEVGVMRLVGATRWYTQLPFLIEAVVTGVVGALIAVAGLVAGKFLFVDELLSGIVANGVVPPVELADIIWVAPILVMIGGGIAAVTGYVTLRMYVRL, encoded by the coding sequence ATGCGCGCCGATTTCGTCGCCCGCGAGGTCTTCACCGGCCTGCGCCGCAACGTCACGATGACGATCGCGATGGTGCTCACCACCGCGATCTCGCTCGGCCTCGTCGGTACCGGGCTGCTCGCCGTGCGCACGATCGACCGCACCGAGCAGCTCTACAGCGACCGCTTCGAGGTGCAGGTCACCCTCACCGCGGACGTCTCGACCTCCGACCTCGACTGCAGCCAGTCGATCTGCAGCGAGCTGCGCGACACCCTCGAGCGCTCGCCGCAGGTGGAGTCGGTGCGGTTCCAGAGCCAGCAGGAGGCCTACGAGCACTTCCAGGAGCTCTTCGCCGGGCAGGCCCTCGCCGAGGTCGCCCGCCCGCAGTCCCTGCCCGCCACGCTGCGGGTGCGGCTGGCCGACCAGTCGGGCGGCGCCGACGCCGTCCGCCAGGCGATGACGGGCCAGGTCGGCGTGCGCAACGTGATCGACCAGCGCGAGGTGGTCGCCAAGCTGTTCGACATGATCGGCAGCTTCCGCGACGTGACGTTCGCGCTCGCGGTCGTGCAGGCGATCGCGGCGCTGCTGCTGATCTCCAACACGGTGCAGGTCTCGGCGTTCACCCGCCGCACCGAGGTCGGCGTGATGCGCCTCGTCGGCGCAACCCGCTGGTACACCCAGCTGCCGTTCCTCATCGAGGCGGTGGTCACGGGCGTGGTCGGCGCCCTGATCGCCGTCGCCGGGCTGGTGGCCGGGAAGTTCCTGTTCGTCGACGAGCTGCTCTCCGGCATCGTCGCCAACGGCGTGGTGCCGCCCGTCGAGCTCGCCGACATCATCTGGGTCGCCCCGATCCTCGTGATGATCGGCGGCGGGATCGCGGCGGTCACCGGCTACGTGACGCTGCGGATGTACGTGCGGCTGTAA
- the ftsE gene encoding cell division ATP-binding protein FtsE translates to MIRLERVTKLYKTSTRPALDRVSMSVEKGEFVFLIGPSGSGKSTFLRLLLREDVPTKGDIFVSDMNVAKIPRRRVPKLRQRIGCVFQDFRLLPNKTVGENVAFALEVIGKSRNTVSKVVPEVLDLVGLTGKADRMPHELSGGEQQRVAIARAFVNRPQVLLADEPTGNLDPDTSQDIMLLLERINRTGTTVLMATHDHSIVDSMRRRVVELDLGTVVRDDARGVYGVGR, encoded by the coding sequence GTGATCCGCCTGGAACGCGTCACCAAGCTGTACAAGACCTCGACGCGCCCGGCTCTCGACCGGGTGTCGATGTCGGTGGAGAAGGGCGAGTTCGTCTTCCTCATCGGCCCGTCCGGCTCGGGCAAGTCGACGTTCCTGAGACTGTTGCTGCGCGAGGACGTGCCCACGAAGGGCGACATCTTCGTGTCCGACATGAACGTCGCGAAGATCCCGCGGCGCCGCGTACCCAAGCTGCGCCAGCGCATCGGGTGCGTGTTCCAGGACTTCCGGCTGCTGCCGAACAAGACCGTCGGCGAGAACGTCGCCTTCGCGCTCGAGGTGATCGGCAAGTCGCGCAACACCGTGAGCAAGGTCGTGCCCGAGGTGCTGGACCTCGTCGGGCTCACCGGCAAGGCCGACCGCATGCCGCACGAGCTGTCCGGCGGTGAGCAGCAGCGCGTCGCGATCGCGCGTGCGTTCGTCAACCGGCCGCAGGTGCTGCTCGCCGACGAGCCCACGGGGAACCTCGACCCGGACACCAGCCAGGACATCATGCTGCTGCTGGAACGGATCAACCGGACGGGCACCACCGTGCTCATGGCCACCCACGACCACTCGATCGTCGACTCGATGCGCCGCCGCGTCGTCGAGCTCGACCTCGGCACCGTCGTCCGCGACGACGCGCGCGGCGTCTACGGCGTGGGGCGGTAG
- the prfB gene encoding peptide chain release factor 2, producing MNPDVAADLKDLSATLENIEAVTDLPALRAEIADLSDQAGQPDLWDNTEEAQRVTSRLAHAQGELRRLDDLRRRLEDLPVLYELAEDEGDQSAVADADAERAKLREEIASLEVRTLLSGEYDPREALVTIRSEAGGVDAADFAEMLMRMYLRWAERHDYSVDVLDTSYAEEAGIRSATFQVHAPFAYGTLSVEQGTHRLVRISPFDNQGRRQTSFAGVEVLPVTETTDHVDIPENEIRIDVFRSSGPGGQSVNTTDSAVRITHLPTGIVVSCQNEKSQIQNRAAAMRVLQSRLLERRRKEEKAAMNELKDAGSSWGNQMRSYVLHPYQMVKDLRTEHEVGNPSAVLDGDIDGFIEAGIRWRRSQATADA from the coding sequence GTGAACCCCGACGTCGCTGCGGACCTCAAGGACCTCTCCGCCACCCTGGAGAACATCGAGGCGGTCACCGACCTGCCCGCGCTGCGCGCCGAGATCGCCGACCTCTCCGACCAGGCCGGGCAGCCCGACCTCTGGGACAACACGGAGGAGGCCCAGCGCGTCACGAGCCGCCTCGCCCACGCCCAGGGCGAGCTGCGCCGCCTCGACGACCTGCGGCGCCGCCTCGAGGACCTGCCGGTGCTCTACGAGCTGGCCGAGGACGAGGGTGACCAGTCCGCCGTCGCCGACGCCGACGCCGAGCGGGCCAAGCTGCGCGAGGAGATCGCCTCGCTCGAGGTGCGCACCCTGCTGTCCGGCGAGTACGACCCGCGCGAGGCGCTGGTGACGATCCGCTCCGAGGCGGGCGGGGTGGACGCCGCCGACTTCGCCGAGATGCTCATGCGGATGTACCTGCGCTGGGCCGAGCGGCACGACTACTCGGTCGACGTCCTCGACACCTCCTACGCAGAGGAGGCGGGGATCAGGTCCGCCACGTTCCAGGTGCACGCGCCGTTCGCCTACGGCACCCTCTCCGTCGAGCAGGGCACCCACCGGCTCGTGCGCATCTCGCCGTTCGACAACCAGGGCCGGCGGCAGACGTCGTTCGCGGGCGTCGAGGTCCTGCCGGTCACCGAGACCACCGACCACGTCGACATCCCGGAGAACGAGATCCGGATCGACGTGTTCCGCTCGTCGGGCCCCGGCGGGCAGAGCGTCAACACCACCGACTCCGCCGTGCGGATCACCCACCTGCCCACCGGCATCGTGGTGTCCTGCCAGAACGAGAAGTCGCAGATCCAGAACCGGGCCGCCGCCATGCGCGTGCTGCAGTCGCGTCTGCTGGAGCGCCGCCGCAAGGAGGAGAAGGCGGCGATGAACGAGCTCAAGGACGCCGGCTCGTCCTGGGGCAACCAGATGCGCTCCTACGTGCTGCACCCGTACCAGATGGTCAAGGACCTGCGCACCGAGCACGAGGTCGGCAACCCGTCGGCCGTGCTCGACGGCGACATCGACGGCTTCATCGAGGCCGGCATCCGCTGGCGCCGCAGCCAGGCCACCGCCGACGCCTAG
- a CDS encoding helix-turn-helix transcriptional regulator produces MPAPRAPAVNATAAALLGLLHEGPMSGGQLVAAAGERFGAFFSVTRSQVYRELPALAAAGLLERGEQGPRASQKYVLTAQGKRAFRAWLAAGRGADSLRSPLVLRLLHARTLGQKQRAELVRASREAYTERLAVARAAARGERDPYRKAAADFAVAHVRAVLKLLDAIPE; encoded by the coding sequence ATGCCGGCCCCGCGAGCACCCGCCGTGAACGCCACCGCCGCCGCGCTGCTCGGCCTTCTGCACGAGGGCCCGATGTCGGGAGGGCAGCTCGTCGCGGCGGCCGGGGAGCGGTTCGGCGCCTTCTTCTCCGTCACCCGCAGCCAGGTCTACCGCGAGCTGCCGGCGCTCGCCGCGGCCGGGCTGCTCGAGCGGGGCGAGCAGGGGCCGCGGGCGTCGCAGAAGTACGTGCTCACGGCCCAGGGCAAGCGGGCGTTCCGGGCGTGGCTCGCCGCCGGCCGGGGCGCCGACAGCCTGCGCAGCCCGCTGGTGCTGCGCCTGCTGCACGCCCGCACGCTCGGCCAGAAGCAGCGGGCCGAGCTCGTACGCGCCAGCCGGGAGGCCTACACCGAGCGGCTCGCGGTCGCCCGTGCGGCGGCACGCGGTGAGCGCGACCCGTACCGCAAGGCAGCGGCCGACTTCGCGGTTGCCCACGTCCGCGCCGTGCTGAAGCTCCTCGACGCCATACCCGAATAG
- a CDS encoding ABC transporter permease, with protein MSRYLLRKTIGWLAMIVIATNLTYFLANAFLDPRANYLQLRPPRSPEQIDRSLAQYNLSPETPLLERWWHWFTGIVLHWDWGSSPVGESVNEQIAFRIGVSAQLVLCSLILSTVIGISLGVYTAARQYRSADRFLQALSVITLNIPTVVAALVVVLLAISLNQSLGTTLLYVAGAQSPTVTGFWPLVVDRIQHLVLPTISLTVISYAGYHLLQRSLLLDTINSDYVRMARAKGLTRRAAIRRHGLRTSLIPVATSIAFAVPALFTGAVITETIFAWQGMGQYFTATISKNDIHGAVAVAAFGALMTAIGAILADITVVALDPRVRVTGS; from the coding sequence GTGTCGCGTTACCTGCTGAGGAAGACGATCGGCTGGCTGGCGATGATCGTCATCGCCACCAACCTGACGTACTTCCTCGCGAACGCGTTCCTGGACCCGCGCGCCAACTACCTGCAGCTGCGGCCGCCGCGGAGCCCGGAGCAGATCGATCGCTCGCTCGCGCAGTACAACCTGAGCCCCGAGACACCGCTGCTCGAGCGGTGGTGGCACTGGTTCACCGGCATCGTCCTGCACTGGGACTGGGGGTCCTCCCCCGTCGGCGAGAGCGTCAACGAGCAGATCGCGTTCCGCATCGGCGTCAGCGCGCAGCTCGTCCTCTGCTCGCTGATCCTGTCCACCGTGATCGGCATCTCGCTGGGCGTGTACACGGCCGCGCGCCAGTACCGGTCCGCCGACCGGTTCCTGCAGGCGCTGTCGGTGATCACGCTGAACATCCCGACCGTCGTGGCGGCGCTCGTCGTCGTGCTGCTCGCGATCTCGCTGAACCAGTCGCTCGGCACGACCCTGCTCTACGTCGCTGGCGCGCAGTCCCCGACCGTCACGGGGTTCTGGCCGCTCGTCGTGGACCGGATCCAGCACCTCGTGCTGCCGACGATCTCGCTGACCGTGATCAGCTACGCCGGCTACCACCTGCTGCAGCGCTCGCTGCTGCTCGACACCATCAACTCCGACTACGTGCGGATGGCGCGGGCGAAGGGGCTCACCCGCCGGGCGGCGATCCGCCGGCACGGGCTGCGGACCTCGTTGATCCCGGTCGCCACGTCGATCGCGTTCGCGGTGCCCGCGCTGTTCACCGGGGCCGTGATCACCGAGACGATCTTCGCCTGGCAGGGCATGGGCCAGTACTTCACCGCGACGATCAGCAAGAACGACATCCACGGCGCGGTCGCCGTCGCCGCGTTCGGCGCGCTGATGACGGCGATCGGCGCGATCCTGGCCGACATCACCGTGGTGGCGCTCGACCCGAGAGTGCGGGTGACCGGCTCATGA
- a CDS encoding ABC transporter permease — protein sequence MTANIPGLEPVVQDVVLPEEEPAARRGRRLSRRRLYLRRFLRNKGAVAGLVILALLALFAMVGGLLTSYTYSDVDFTSLAEAPSPEHIFGTNAAGNDTYAQAVHGLQRSLVIALTVSLLTTVISAVVGCTAAYFGGRVEQVVLGIVHFLLVVPSFLILALVSQRAGGDWRALIVVLTVFGWMYNARVVWSLATSLREREYVLAARFMGVGPFRIVFRHLIPNIGSLLIITFTIGVVATVQGETALSFIGFGVQLPDVSLGTMLSDGATTVTSAPWLFYAPAALVTLLTVSMALIGDGLRDALDPTSRSGGRA from the coding sequence ATGACCGCGAACATCCCCGGGCTGGAACCGGTCGTCCAGGACGTGGTGCTGCCGGAGGAGGAGCCCGCCGCGCGCCGGGGCAGGCGCCTGAGCAGGCGCCGCCTCTACCTGCGCCGCTTCCTGCGCAACAAGGGCGCCGTGGCCGGGCTGGTGATCCTCGCCCTGCTGGCGCTGTTCGCGATGGTGGGCGGCCTGCTCACCAGCTACACCTACAGCGACGTCGACTTCACCAGCCTCGCGGAGGCCCCGTCGCCCGAGCACATCTTCGGGACGAACGCCGCAGGCAACGACACCTACGCGCAGGCGGTGCACGGCCTGCAACGATCGCTGGTCATCGCGCTCACGGTGTCGCTGCTGACCACGGTGATCTCGGCGGTCGTCGGCTGCACCGCGGCGTACTTCGGCGGGCGGGTCGAGCAGGTCGTGCTCGGGATCGTGCACTTCCTGCTGGTGGTGCCCTCGTTCCTGATCCTCGCGCTGGTCTCCCAGCGGGCGGGTGGCGACTGGCGCGCGCTGATCGTCGTGCTGACCGTCTTCGGCTGGATGTACAACGCCCGGGTCGTCTGGTCGCTCGCCACGTCGCTGCGGGAGCGCGAGTACGTGCTGGCGGCGCGGTTCATGGGCGTCGGCCCGTTCCGGATCGTGTTCCGCCACCTGATCCCGAACATCGGGTCGTTGCTGATCATCACGTTCACGATCGGCGTGGTCGCGACGGTGCAGGGCGAGACCGCCCTGTCGTTCATCGGGTTCGGGGTGCAGCTGCCCGACGTGTCGCTCGGGACCATGCTCAGCGACGGCGCCACCACCGTCACCAGCGCGCCGTGGCTGTTCTACGCGCCGGCGGCGCTCGTCACGCTCCTCACCGTCTCGATGGCGCTGATCGGGGACGGGCTGCGCGACGCGCTCGACCCGACCTCGCGGTCGGGGGGCCGGGCGTGA
- a CDS encoding ABC transporter ATP-binding protein: MTAPVLSIRDLRVSFPSEAGLVEAVRGVDVDLHPGRTLGIVGESGSGKSVTSLAVMGLLPEYAAVSGSVTLGGRELLGLADDEMSAIRGRDIGMVFQDPMSSLTPIFSVGSQIVEALQIHQDIGRDAAWKRAVELLDLVGIPRAAERARSFPHEFSGGMRQRVVIAIAIANDPRLIIADEPTTALDVTVQAQILDVLALAQAETGAALILVTHDLGVVAGTADDVVVMYAGRPVETAPAVELFAEPRMPYTIGLLGAVPRVDVAGGGPLVPIAGSPPSMIGLPAGCPFRPRCPVAVPACAETEPLLLDVGGDGHGAACIRAGEIEDGRIDGAAVYPVGAPAPAPLAAVPREQRANVLELSGVGKTFPLRKGTVLKRTVGAVRAVAEVDLDIREGETLGLVGESGCGKTTTLLEIMKLRRPESGSIRVAGVDVAGIGGRGEDRELRRKLQMVFQDPMGALDPRMTVADILAEPLTAINGSDRASIDARIDELMTLVGLDPDHSDRFPAAFSGGQRQRIGIARALATNPALVVLDEPVSALDVSIQAGVINLLNELKARLGLAYLFVAHDLAVVRHISDRVAVMYLGRIVEIGSVDDLFEDPRHPYTQALLSAVPVPDPEVERRRERVVLRGDLPSPTDPVPGCAFVSRCPLHVTLDPDRRARCLGERPALTGPDRSDHRNACHFR; encoded by the coding sequence GTGACCGCGCCGGTCCTGTCGATCCGCGACCTGCGGGTGTCGTTCCCGTCGGAGGCGGGGCTGGTGGAGGCCGTCCGCGGCGTCGACGTCGACCTGCACCCCGGGCGGACGCTCGGCATCGTGGGCGAGTCGGGGTCCGGGAAGTCGGTCACGTCGCTGGCCGTCATGGGGCTGCTGCCGGAGTACGCCGCCGTGTCGGGCTCGGTGACGCTGGGCGGCCGTGAGCTGCTCGGCCTCGCCGACGACGAGATGTCGGCGATCCGCGGCCGCGACATCGGCATGGTCTTCCAGGACCCGATGTCCTCGCTGACGCCGATCTTCAGCGTGGGCAGCCAGATCGTCGAGGCACTGCAGATCCACCAGGACATCGGCCGCGACGCCGCCTGGAAGCGGGCCGTGGAGCTGCTCGACCTCGTCGGCATCCCCCGGGCCGCGGAGCGGGCGCGCTCGTTCCCGCACGAGTTCTCCGGCGGCATGCGCCAGCGGGTCGTGATCGCGATCGCCATCGCCAACGACCCCCGCCTGATCATCGCGGACGAGCCCACCACCGCCCTCGACGTCACCGTGCAGGCCCAGATCCTCGACGTCCTCGCGCTCGCGCAGGCCGAGACGGGCGCCGCGCTGATCCTCGTGACGCACGACCTGGGCGTGGTCGCGGGCACGGCCGACGACGTGGTGGTAATGTACGCGGGCCGGCCGGTGGAGACCGCGCCGGCGGTCGAGCTGTTCGCCGAGCCGCGCATGCCGTACACGATCGGCCTGCTCGGCGCCGTGCCCCGGGTCGACGTCGCGGGCGGCGGACCGCTGGTGCCGATCGCCGGGAGCCCACCGTCGATGATCGGCCTCCCGGCCGGTTGCCCGTTCCGGCCGCGCTGCCCGGTGGCGGTCCCCGCGTGCGCCGAGACCGAGCCGCTGCTCCTGGACGTGGGCGGCGACGGGCACGGCGCGGCGTGCATCCGCGCCGGCGAGATCGAGGACGGGCGGATCGACGGTGCCGCCGTCTACCCGGTCGGAGCTCCCGCGCCCGCCCCCTTGGCCGCCGTTCCGCGGGAGCAGCGGGCGAACGTGCTCGAGCTGTCCGGGGTCGGCAAGACCTTCCCGCTCCGCAAGGGCACCGTCCTGAAGCGCACGGTCGGCGCGGTGCGGGCGGTGGCCGAGGTGGACCTCGACATCCGCGAGGGCGAGACGCTCGGGCTCGTCGGGGAGTCGGGGTGCGGGAAGACCACCACCCTGCTCGAGATCATGAAGCTGCGGCGGCCGGAGAGCGGGAGCATCCGCGTCGCAGGGGTCGACGTGGCCGGGATCGGCGGCCGCGGCGAGGATCGCGAGCTGCGCCGCAAGCTGCAGATGGTGTTCCAGGACCCGATGGGCGCCCTCGACCCCCGCATGACCGTCGCCGACATCCTCGCCGAGCCGCTGACCGCGATCAACGGCTCGGACCGCGCGTCGATCGACGCGCGCATCGACGAGCTCATGACGCTCGTCGGGCTCGACCCGGACCACAGCGACCGCTTCCCGGCCGCGTTCTCCGGCGGCCAGCGCCAGCGCATCGGCATCGCTCGCGCGCTCGCCACCAACCCGGCGCTCGTCGTGCTCGACGAACCCGTCTCGGCCCTGGACGTCTCCATCCAGGCCGGTGTGATCAACCTCCTGAACGAGCTGAAGGCGCGGCTCGGGCTCGCCTACCTGTTCGTCGCGCACGACCTGGCCGTCGTGCGGCACATCTCGGACCGCGTCGCCGTGATGTACCTGGGCCGGATCGTCGAGATCGGGTCCGTCGACGACCTGTTCGAAGACCCCCGGCACCCGTACACCCAGGCACTCCTGTCAGCGGTTCCGGTGCCCGACCCCGAGGTCGAGCGCCGCCGCGAGCGGGTGGTCCTGCGCGGCGACCTGCCGAGCCCCACCGATCCCGTCCCCGGATGTGCTTTCGTGTCGCGGTGCCCGCTGCACGTGACGCTCGATCCCGACCGGCGCGCCCGCTGCCTCGGCGAGCGGCCCGCGCTCACCGGCCCAGACCGGTCGGACCACCGCAATGCCTGCCACTTCCGCTGA